In Methanomassiliicoccus sp., a single window of DNA contains:
- a CDS encoding tRNA (guanine(26)-N(2))-dimethyltransferase encodes MSAPPGSVLKKEGDTELHVPSIHSEKGPGKRIGRVFFNDQMAFNRDVTVMLLAAYPRALTALDAMASTGARAMRIAREARPDMKIVANDKDAEACEYISANIEHTGSDNVEVSNDDLRCILARRVFDYIDLDPFGTPVPFVPAVMQGLKRHGVAGITATDTAPLAGTYPRKCLRRYGAHSMRSPFGHESGLRILIGHIAREAAKEDKGLECLLSFYADHYMRTYVRVVDGGGEADRTIEKLGYVDYDPSTGERSISRERTSSRSIGPLWLGPLHDAEVLGEMEARESLQTRRRCAKYLEVWRQELDVPFFYDNDELASLVRTSPRRLDAVLEALGASGRVSRTHFAPTGIRTDLPLRDVLYIYASVKEQ; translated from the coding sequence GTGAGCGCTCCCCCCGGGTCGGTGCTGAAAAAGGAAGGGGACACCGAACTCCATGTGCCCTCCATCCACTCCGAAAAGGGACCGGGCAAACGGATCGGCAGGGTGTTCTTCAACGACCAAATGGCATTCAACAGGGACGTCACGGTCATGCTCCTGGCGGCCTATCCCCGAGCACTTACCGCTCTGGACGCCATGGCCAGCACCGGGGCCAGGGCGATGCGCATCGCCCGGGAGGCCCGGCCGGACATGAAGATCGTGGCCAACGACAAGGACGCCGAGGCCTGTGAATACATCAGTGCCAACATCGAACATACCGGGAGCGACAACGTGGAAGTGTCCAATGATGATCTCCGGTGCATCCTGGCCAGGCGGGTGTTCGACTACATCGATCTGGACCCCTTCGGGACCCCGGTGCCCTTCGTCCCAGCGGTGATGCAGGGGCTCAAGAGGCATGGTGTGGCCGGCATCACCGCCACCGACACTGCACCGCTGGCCGGCACCTATCCGAGGAAATGCCTGCGCCGATACGGGGCCCATTCGATGCGCTCCCCGTTCGGCCATGAGAGCGGGCTAAGGATCCTCATCGGGCACATCGCCCGCGAGGCGGCCAAGGAGGATAAGGGCCTGGAGTGCCTGCTGTCGTTCTACGCCGACCATTACATGCGGACCTATGTCCGGGTGGTCGATGGGGGCGGGGAGGCCGACCGGACCATCGAGAAGCTGGGGTACGTGGACTACGATCCATCGACTGGAGAGAGGTCGATCTCCAGGGAACGGACCTCTTCACGATCCATCGGTCCCCTGTGGCTCGGACCTCTGCACGACGCTGAGGTCCTGGGGGAAATGGAAGCTAGGGAGAGCCTTCAGACCAGGAGGAGGTGCGCCAAGTATCTCGAGGTCTGGAGACAGGAACTGGATGTTCCATTCTTCTATGATAACGACGAGCTCGCGTCCCTCGTGAGAACGTCCCCCCGCCGCCTGGATGCGGTGCTGGAGGCCCTGGGCGCGTCCGGCCGGGTCTCCAGGACCCATTTCGCCCCGACTGGAATCAGAACCGATCTGCCGCTCAGGGACGTTCTATATATCTATGCCTCAGTGAAGGAGCAATGA
- a CDS encoding NTPase, with protein MNTTIKIGITGLPGAGKTHALLKVIEMLEAEGIKVGGMVTEPIVEDNKRTGFAIVDWASKEKGTFAHINIQSKFMVGKFGVDLNILEEVGVKALLKACEDADVIVIDEVGRMEVESQTFIDTVKYALDIEKPLLLTLHKKSRNPLLQDIRRRDDVRILEVTPINRNLLPYKIMKLMKGELL; from the coding sequence ATGAACACCACTATCAAGATCGGCATAACCGGTTTGCCAGGCGCGGGCAAGACTCATGCATTGCTCAAGGTCATAGAGATGCTGGAGGCTGAGGGGATCAAGGTCGGAGGGATGGTGACCGAACCCATCGTCGAGGATAATAAGCGGACCGGGTTCGCCATCGTCGACTGGGCCAGTAAGGAAAAGGGTACCTTTGCTCATATCAATATCCAATCCAAGTTCATGGTCGGCAAGTTCGGGGTGGACCTGAATATATTGGAAGAAGTAGGCGTCAAGGCTTTGTTGAAGGCCTGCGAGGACGCTGACGTGATCGTCATCGATGAGGTGGGACGCATGGAGGTAGAATCCCAGACCTTCATCGACACTGTGAAATACGCATTGGACATCGAAAAGCCCCTTCTTCTCACGCTCCATAAGAAATCCCGCAATCCCCTTCTCCAGGATATTAGACGGCGGGACGATGTGCGTATTCTTGAGGTCACCCCCATAAACCGCAATCTGCTTCCCTACAAGATCATGAAGCTCATGAAGGGCGAACTTCTGTGA
- a CDS encoding dihydroneopterin aldolase family protein encodes MRASREERAASYFRCTDRERATFEAGVKLATVYHQFIGTPVSTSNAESLERAIEEGVKVQPFVESVEVRIRRDRLKMKKNEYDYQSLTGEMLDVKVTIHIGDVRTVGEMRYLEDIRYPLMFISSIEESARP; translated from the coding sequence ATGAGGGCGTCGCGAGAGGAGCGGGCGGCCAGCTACTTCCGCTGCACCGATCGGGAGAGAGCGACCTTCGAGGCCGGAGTCAAACTGGCGACGGTCTACCATCAGTTCATCGGGACCCCTGTGAGCACCTCCAACGCCGAAAGCTTGGAGAGGGCGATCGAGGAGGGGGTCAAGGTCCAACCCTTCGTCGAGTCGGTCGAGGTCCGGATCCGTCGGGACCGGCTGAAGATGAAGAAGAACGAGTACGATTACCAGAGCCTCACCGGCGAGATGCTTGACGTCAAGGTCACCATTCATATCGGGGACGTCCGGACGGTCGGGGAAATGAGGTACCTGGAGGACATCAGGTATCCACTCATGTTCATCAGCTCCATCGAAGAGAGCGCCAGGCCATGA
- the nadA gene encoding quinolinate synthase NadA translates to MELKQERNAVILAHNYQLPDIQDIADFVGDSLGLAMAAAKTTADVIVFCGVDFMAESAKVLNPSKIVLHPEPKARCPMAAMCDPKGVRMLKKDFPRAEVVAYVNTTAECKAEADICCTSSNAVKVVNSLDSDLVIFIPDENLASFVQRSTEKDVIPWPGFCPTHESITVEKLKKLKEEHPEAVIIVHPECRPDVIDIADAARSTEGMMKFVKESPKTEFIIGTEQEMTYRLAKENPGKRFYAVPGAVCPTMKLITLDNVLAALESMTPEVNLGPDLMEKARKPLQRMMDIGRGD, encoded by the coding sequence TTGGAACTGAAGCAAGAACGGAACGCCGTTATCCTAGCGCACAACTATCAGCTTCCTGACATCCAGGACATCGCCGATTTCGTAGGAGATTCCCTAGGCCTGGCCATGGCCGCTGCCAAGACCACCGCCGACGTCATCGTGTTCTGCGGAGTAGACTTCATGGCTGAGAGCGCCAAAGTCCTCAACCCCTCCAAGATCGTCCTGCATCCAGAGCCCAAGGCCAGGTGCCCCATGGCCGCCATGTGCGATCCCAAGGGAGTGAGGATGCTCAAGAAGGACTTCCCCCGCGCCGAAGTGGTCGCTTACGTCAACACCACCGCGGAGTGCAAGGCCGAGGCGGACATATGCTGCACCTCCTCCAATGCCGTGAAGGTGGTCAACAGTCTCGACTCTGACCTTGTCATCTTCATCCCCGACGAGAATCTTGCCTCTTTCGTCCAACGCTCCACCGAGAAGGATGTGATTCCCTGGCCAGGCTTCTGTCCGACCCATGAGTCCATCACCGTGGAGAAGCTCAAGAAGCTCAAGGAGGAGCATCCCGAAGCGGTAATTATTGTCCACCCCGAGTGCCGACCCGACGTCATCGACATAGCCGATGCGGCCCGCTCCACCGAGGGGATGATGAAGTTCGTCAAGGAATCGCCCAAGACTGAGTTCATCATCGGGACGGAACAGGAGATGACCTACCGACTGGCCAAGGAGAACCCCGGCAAGCGGTTCTATGCGGTTCCCGGTGCGGTTTGCCCGACCATGAAGCTCATCACCTTGGACAATGTCCTCGCGGCCCTAGAGTCGATGACGCCGGAGGTCAACCTGGGCCCTGACCTGATGGAGAAGGCAAGGAAACCGCTCCAGCGCATGATGGACATCGGGCGCGGCGACTGA
- a CDS encoding LysE family transporter, with product MDGLGDPLLFLGLVAFISLSGALMPGPVFATAVAKGYQDRHSGAKIAAGHAIIEVPLVVAIFLGFETVLKDPAVFALIGLVGGAFLLYMGVSMMRTRIEDGQVQGSKLGPFTAGIALTAVNPYFLLWWATVGASLIGTALGYGLIILPLFVIVHLACDLGWLEFVSLSVNRSKRFLTGRRYRLLFMACGTFLIVFALYFVVSSFQAIL from the coding sequence ATGGACGGTCTGGGCGACCCCCTTTTATTCCTAGGCCTGGTGGCCTTCATCTCCCTATCCGGTGCGCTGATGCCCGGACCAGTATTCGCCACCGCGGTGGCCAAGGGATACCAGGACCGTCACTCGGGAGCCAAGATCGCCGCCGGACATGCCATCATCGAAGTACCACTGGTGGTGGCGATCTTCCTGGGCTTCGAGACAGTGCTGAAGGATCCTGCGGTCTTCGCCCTAATCGGACTAGTGGGCGGGGCATTCCTTCTCTACATGGGCGTGTCCATGATGCGCACCAGGATAGAGGATGGCCAGGTGCAGGGATCCAAGCTCGGGCCGTTCACCGCCGGGATCGCCCTCACCGCGGTCAACCCATACTTCCTGTTGTGGTGGGCCACCGTCGGCGCCTCGCTCATCGGTACTGCCCTCGGATACGGGCTGATCATCCTGCCCCTGTTCGTCATCGTCCATCTGGCCTGCGACCTCGGGTGGCTGGAATTCGTTTCCTTATCCGTCAACCGATCCAAACGGTTCCTCACCGGCCGAAGATACCGCCTGTTATTCATGGCCTGCGGGACCTTTCTCATCGTCTTCGCTCTCTATTTCGTCGTCAGCTCGTTCCAGGCGATTTTGTGA
- a CDS encoding Lrp/AsnC ligand binding domain-containing protein, protein MPSAVVLINCEVGREASVVESICAIEGVEKAYVVYGVYDVVAIVDAATMEGLEAALMTKVRGLPGVRSTMTLMISRDCTRG, encoded by the coding sequence ATGCCAAGCGCCGTGGTGCTGATCAACTGCGAGGTCGGAAGGGAAGCTTCGGTCGTGGAGAGCATCTGTGCTATCGAGGGCGTGGAGAAGGCCTACGTCGTCTACGGGGTTTATGACGTGGTCGCCATTGTCGATGCGGCCACCATGGAGGGCCTGGAAGCGGCGTTGATGACCAAGGTGAGGGGCTTGCCTGGAGTCAGGAGTACAATGACTCTGATGATCAGTCGAGACTGCACCAGGGGTTGA
- a CDS encoding RusA family crossover junction endodeoxyribonuclease, which produces MGRTIMSGTLIPGQDGRCTFGLLEHQDIYCLRMAIMNGHARIEEDDLLRALENPVETLSFVVLGEPTPEGSTRAYYIKALDRTVTTHQNKKGLQAWRNRVATEAQRALDGREWKCDPCSAYSVSVDFVLSRPPSVPEHRRLHPTVKPDIDKLVRAINDALTGILFSDDCQVVAMSMSKDYCDERRAGAYVTVCRYPNQIERPKRSRKKAEVSVPKAEEEPCEDPRD; this is translated from the coding sequence ATGGGCAGAACTATTATGAGCGGAACGCTCATCCCGGGCCAGGATGGGAGATGCACTTTCGGCCTACTAGAGCATCAGGATATATACTGCCTGCGAATGGCCATCATGAATGGGCATGCCCGAATCGAGGAAGATGATCTGTTGAGGGCGTTAGAGAACCCGGTGGAGACGCTGTCATTTGTGGTCCTGGGAGAGCCAACCCCGGAAGGGAGCACGAGGGCGTACTACATAAAGGCCTTAGACCGAACAGTGACCACGCACCAGAACAAGAAAGGCCTGCAAGCGTGGCGTAACCGGGTCGCCACCGAGGCTCAGCGGGCCCTCGACGGCCGGGAGTGGAAATGCGACCCCTGCTCAGCTTACTCTGTCAGCGTGGATTTTGTGCTCTCTCGTCCTCCCTCCGTCCCCGAGCATAGGAGGCTGCACCCTACCGTCAAACCGGACATCGATAAGCTCGTCCGGGCGATCAACGATGCCCTGACCGGCATTCTATTCTCTGATGACTGCCAGGTCGTCGCGATGTCCATGTCCAAGGACTACTGCGACGAGCGACGGGCAGGGGCGTACGTCACCGTGTGCAGATATCCGAATCAAATCGAGAGGCCGAAGCGCTCCCGCAAGAAGGCGGAGGTCTCGGTCCCCAAGGCCGAGGAAGAGCCCTGCGAGGACCCTCGAGATTAA
- the aspS gene encoding aspartate--tRNA(Asn) ligase → MSEASLRNSRTLSPADSGKEVVVKGWAQEIRNLGGISFLIIRDRHGVVQITAPKKKIAPEVMSVLTSLSRESVVKVTGTAKAAEQAKGGVEIIPSTVEVLSTAASPLPMGVIDKVNVEADTRFDHRFMDLRRPEARAVFEIKSLALSLIDQFLVNEGFVEVFTPKIVASGAEGGATLFQLKYFEQMAYLAQSPQLYKQMLMSTGLDRVFEIGPAFRAEPSDTVRHVSEFVSFDGELAFIESMSDVLDVVERCTQSVIEGVASKAAPQLEVLNAKISVPKAPYPVIEYKDAVEMVQGTGMQIKLGDDLGTEGEKALGEVMKEKGYDMYWIVEYPEEAKPFYIMEKDGTPYSYSFDLDYKGQEISSGGQREHRYDRLVARMQKKGLDPGAFGFYLDAFKYGMPPHGGWGLGIERLVQKMLDLPNIRETILFPRDRIRLVP, encoded by the coding sequence ATGAGCGAGGCGTCGCTGCGTAATTCCAGGACCCTCTCCCCCGCCGACTCGGGGAAGGAGGTCGTGGTTAAGGGCTGGGCCCAGGAGATAAGGAACCTGGGCGGCATTTCATTCCTGATCATACGGGACCGCCATGGGGTCGTCCAAATAACTGCCCCCAAGAAGAAGATCGCTCCCGAGGTGATGTCTGTATTGACGTCCCTGTCCCGGGAGTCGGTGGTCAAGGTGACCGGCACCGCCAAGGCCGCTGAGCAGGCCAAGGGGGGCGTGGAGATCATACCCTCGACGGTCGAGGTCCTCAGCACGGCAGCGTCCCCTCTTCCCATGGGCGTCATTGACAAGGTGAACGTGGAAGCGGACACCAGGTTCGACCACAGGTTCATGGACCTCCGGAGGCCAGAGGCCCGGGCCGTCTTCGAGATCAAGTCCCTGGCCCTCAGTCTGATCGACCAGTTCCTGGTGAACGAGGGGTTCGTAGAGGTGTTCACCCCCAAGATCGTGGCTTCCGGAGCGGAAGGAGGGGCGACCCTGTTCCAGCTCAAGTACTTCGAGCAGATGGCCTACCTGGCGCAGTCGCCCCAGCTGTACAAGCAGATGCTCATGTCCACCGGTCTGGATCGCGTGTTCGAGATCGGACCGGCTTTCCGGGCCGAGCCATCTGACACCGTCCGGCACGTCTCCGAGTTCGTGTCCTTCGACGGCGAACTAGCGTTCATCGAATCCATGTCCGACGTGCTGGATGTGGTCGAGCGGTGCACCCAGTCGGTCATCGAGGGGGTTGCCTCCAAGGCTGCCCCGCAACTGGAGGTCCTCAACGCCAAGATCTCCGTTCCCAAAGCCCCTTACCCTGTCATCGAGTACAAGGACGCTGTGGAGATGGTGCAGGGCACCGGAATGCAGATTAAACTGGGCGACGACCTAGGCACCGAAGGTGAGAAAGCCCTCGGAGAGGTCATGAAGGAAAAAGGATACGATATGTATTGGATCGTGGAGTACCCGGAGGAGGCCAAGCCGTTCTATATCATGGAGAAGGACGGGACGCCCTACTCATACTCCTTCGACCTCGACTACAAGGGCCAGGAGATCTCGTCCGGTGGCCAGAGGGAGCACCGGTACGATCGCTTGGTCGCCAGGATGCAGAAGAAGGGGCTCGACCCCGGAGCGTTCGGCTTCTACCTCGACGCGTTCAAGTACGGGATGCCTCCCCACGGCGGTTGGGGGCTGGGGATCGAGAGATTGGTCCAGAAGATGCTCGACCTGCCCAACATCAGGGAGACCATTCTCTTCCCGAGAGACCGCATCCGATTGGTGCCTTGA
- a CDS encoding ferredoxin: MAVNVEIDQEGCIQCGRCYGDECPDVFKEGEDGTAEIDEQYRDGGSASGKVPDETFDCVNKAAEACPVTVITVSR, from the coding sequence ATGGCAGTCAACGTCGAGATCGACCAGGAGGGCTGTATCCAATGCGGCCGCTGTTATGGCGATGAGTGTCCCGATGTCTTCAAGGAAGGGGAGGATGGGACCGCCGAGATCGATGAGCAGTATCGCGACGGCGGCTCGGCATCGGGCAAGGTCCCCGATGAAACGTTCGATTGTGTGAACAAGGCAGCGGAGGCTTGCCCGGTGACGGTAATCACTGTGAGCAGGTGA
- a CDS encoding fructose-1,6-bisphosphatase: MSDRVTVSVIKADVGSVGGHARPHPLMMKKAGERLADGLKAGTIDDYYVTRVGDDINLFLTHTRGENNRDVHGLCWEAFMDATKEAKRMKLYAAGQDLLTDAFSGNVRGAGPGAAEMEFKERGAEPMIFFMADKTEPSAYSLPLCRTFMDPFTTTGLVIDPRAHEGFKFEIVDVCDSKKVVMSTPDETYDILTLLGDTTRYAIKKIWSKSPDIGIGAVVSTEKLNISAGKYVGKDDPVCICRAQSGLPAVGEVLQPYMFPMLVSGWMRGSHYGGWYPCAVADSDPVYFDGPPRICAVGMHVSNGKFQGLEDPGSAPGHHEPLDYFAGSCWDEARRGAVKASIYMRRHGPFMPAVLGPEEMEYTTRPAVLGKLKERMEKLE; encoded by the coding sequence ATGTCAGACAGGGTTACTGTTTCAGTCATAAAGGCCGACGTAGGCTCGGTCGGCGGTCACGCTAGGCCGCACCCGTTGATGATGAAGAAGGCCGGAGAGCGTCTGGCTGACGGTCTCAAGGCCGGAACGATCGACGACTATTATGTTACCCGGGTGGGGGACGACATCAACCTGTTCCTTACTCACACGCGCGGAGAGAACAACCGGGACGTCCACGGCCTGTGCTGGGAGGCGTTCATGGACGCCACCAAGGAAGCGAAGAGGATGAAGCTCTATGCTGCTGGCCAAGACCTTCTAACCGACGCCTTCTCCGGCAACGTCCGGGGCGCCGGTCCGGGAGCGGCGGAGATGGAGTTCAAGGAGAGGGGGGCCGAACCCATGATATTCTTCATGGCCGACAAGACCGAGCCGTCCGCTTACTCCCTGCCCCTGTGCAGGACCTTCATGGACCCGTTCACCACAACTGGCCTGGTCATCGATCCGCGGGCCCACGAGGGCTTCAAGTTCGAGATCGTGGACGTTTGTGATTCCAAGAAGGTAGTGATGTCCACTCCGGACGAGACCTACGATATCCTCACCCTGCTCGGCGATACCACCAGGTACGCCATCAAGAAGATATGGTCCAAGAGCCCGGACATCGGCATCGGCGCTGTAGTGTCCACTGAGAAGCTCAACATCTCCGCCGGCAAGTACGTCGGCAAGGACGATCCGGTGTGCATCTGCCGGGCCCAGAGTGGCCTTCCCGCGGTCGGGGAGGTCCTGCAGCCCTACATGTTCCCCATGCTCGTCTCCGGATGGATGCGGGGCTCGCACTACGGCGGTTGGTACCCTTGCGCGGTTGCCGACTCCGACCCCGTGTACTTCGACGGCCCGCCCCGCATCTGTGCGGTCGGTATGCATGTCAGCAACGGCAAGTTCCAGGGTCTTGAGGACCCCGGCTCCGCGCCCGGTCACCATGAGCCTCTGGACTACTTCGCAGGGAGCTGCTGGGATGAGGCCAGGAGAGGGGCGGTCAAAGCGTCCATCTACATGCGCCGCCACGGGCCGTTCATGCCCGCGGTCCTTGGGCCTGAAGAGATGGAGTACACCACCCGTCCGGCAGTCCTCGGCAAGCTGAAGGAACGCATGGAGAAGCTTGAGTGA
- the tpiA gene encoding triose-phosphate isomerase gives MRAPVVIINFKAYAEVQGERAIALAEACQEVSDDTGVIIAVCPPTTELSSVSRAVTVPVFAQHVDAKRPGAATGYTTPELAKAAGAKGTLLNHSERRMVLADLALAVQLSKDAGLTTCVCTDTCTTSAAAASLDPDMIAVEPPELIGGDISVTDARPEVVSDAVSAVRRIDDGIQILCGAGVKNGKDVKKAVELGASGVLLASGVVKAKEPRKVLADLVQFL, from the coding sequence ATGAGAGCGCCCGTCGTCATCATCAACTTCAAGGCCTACGCCGAGGTCCAAGGAGAAAGGGCGATAGCCCTGGCCGAGGCGTGCCAAGAGGTATCTGATGACACGGGTGTGATCATCGCGGTGTGCCCCCCTACCACCGAGCTCTCCTCGGTCTCGCGGGCGGTCACCGTACCGGTCTTCGCCCAACACGTCGACGCCAAGCGCCCGGGCGCCGCGACAGGGTATACCACCCCTGAGCTGGCCAAGGCGGCTGGGGCGAAAGGTACGCTTTTGAACCACTCCGAACGGCGCATGGTCCTGGCCGACCTCGCTCTCGCCGTACAGCTGAGCAAGGACGCCGGATTGACCACCTGCGTGTGCACCGATACTTGCACCACCTCCGCTGCGGCCGCCTCCCTCGATCCGGACATGATTGCCGTGGAACCTCCGGAACTGATCGGAGGGGACATCTCGGTCACCGATGCCCGGCCCGAGGTGGTCAGCGATGCGGTCAGTGCCGTCCGCCGGATCGATGATGGGATCCAGATCCTCTGCGGTGCGGGGGTCAAGAACGGCAAGGATGTCAAGAAGGCGGTCGAGCTGGGTGCTTCAGGGGTCCTACTGGCGTCGGGCGTGGTCAAGGCCAAGGAACCCCGCAAGGTCCTGGCCGACCTGGTCCAGTTCCTCTGA
- a CDS encoding phospholipase D-like domain-containing protein yields the protein MRGLYIMVLLVLVLPTAQPGPSSPGTEWGSLDLRAEVSREWDVRITELCPGRPLEYCIITNHGPSVRLQGTALDDGEGNVTILADLTLERGASLALVADHEAFTLLWPDMAYLEKGDASLMWSSRFVLADSGDEVLLISPDHQIADAVAYGASVYGGPGWSGPAVGSVPKGHALLREGEDSNTSSDWSVEPPGRSSYVSAEFQAVVEPFSAPETAAGRIARELSLASRTVNCSVYEISDPYVVDQLCRCASRGLKVNILIEGQPVGGLSDRSVDAIFTLKASGAEVKELRSVDSYKRYDYLHAKYMVVDARRVTVMSENWGSGLYANRGWGVTMDGAAVGAYFERVFGSDFNGPLDAMVPKSQGKLLDPVERAGLAEETIRYRCGVMSLLSPDNSGEALKNLIDRASERVLVEQLSVDPEWLEGSSLITSIVEAAGRGVTVRLLLDSSWGEEENQRVADALNAMARTRGMDLEAKVISPYHELSVMHNKGLIIDDLAVISSINWGDSALQENREAGVAVRSKEIASYFGTLFWKDWSVDPVPPVACLSWTHLTITARQPVLLDASNCSDNAPSLAVEWDVDGDGSMDSNATSWAVRLPAGDHIIILTLRDRGNNTVTATCWVSVLPDEGTAPSMTAALLAVPMIVVAMVMGWKRINGSKRH from the coding sequence ATGAGGGGCTTGTATATCATGGTCCTGCTGGTGCTTGTTCTCCCTACCGCCCAGCCTGGCCCCTCATCTCCAGGCACGGAGTGGGGTTCCCTCGATCTCCGCGCGGAGGTCTCGCGGGAATGGGATGTCAGGATCACCGAGCTGTGTCCAGGGCGTCCGCTGGAGTATTGCATCATTACCAACCATGGGCCGTCAGTGCGCCTCCAGGGGACGGCGCTCGACGACGGTGAGGGCAATGTGACTATCCTCGCCGATCTCACCCTTGAGAGGGGTGCGTCCCTCGCCCTAGTCGCCGATCATGAAGCCTTCACCCTCCTATGGCCAGATATGGCATACTTGGAAAAGGGAGATGCATCCTTGATGTGGAGTAGCAGATTCGTTCTGGCCGACAGCGGGGACGAGGTCCTGCTCATATCCCCGGACCACCAAATCGCGGATGCCGTCGCCTACGGGGCATCGGTCTACGGCGGTCCCGGATGGTCGGGGCCAGCGGTCGGCAGTGTTCCCAAAGGCCATGCTCTTCTGAGGGAGGGCGAGGACTCCAACACATCATCCGACTGGTCGGTCGAGCCCCCCGGAAGGTCCAGTTACGTGTCGGCTGAGTTCCAGGCAGTGGTGGAGCCCTTCTCGGCCCCCGAGACCGCCGCCGGACGCATCGCCAGAGAGCTGTCCCTGGCCTCGAGAACGGTGAACTGCTCGGTGTACGAGATCTCCGATCCTTACGTCGTCGACCAGCTGTGCCGGTGCGCTTCGCGAGGGCTTAAAGTCAATATCCTCATCGAGGGGCAACCAGTGGGCGGCCTGTCCGATCGCTCTGTGGACGCCATATTTACTCTCAAGGCCTCGGGGGCGGAAGTCAAGGAGCTGCGCTCGGTCGATTCCTACAAGCGGTACGATTACCTGCACGCGAAGTACATGGTGGTCGATGCACGCCGAGTCACGGTGATGTCGGAGAATTGGGGTTCCGGCCTCTACGCCAACCGGGGCTGGGGCGTCACCATGGACGGCGCCGCGGTCGGTGCCTACTTCGAACGAGTGTTCGGGTCCGATTTCAACGGACCCCTGGATGCCATGGTGCCTAAGTCCCAGGGAAAGCTCCTGGACCCCGTGGAGAGGGCCGGGCTGGCCGAGGAGACCATCAGGTATCGCTGTGGAGTGATGTCCCTACTTTCGCCGGACAATTCCGGGGAAGCGTTGAAGAACCTCATCGATCGCGCTTCGGAAAGGGTCCTGGTAGAGCAGCTTTCGGTTGACCCTGAATGGTTGGAAGGCTCCAGCCTCATAACCTCTATTGTCGAGGCCGCCGGACGAGGGGTGACTGTCAGGCTGCTCCTCGACTCCTCGTGGGGCGAGGAAGAGAACCAGAGGGTGGCCGATGCGCTCAACGCCATGGCCCGCACTAGGGGCATGGACCTCGAAGCCAAGGTAATCTCACCCTACCACGAATTATCGGTGATGCACAACAAGGGGTTGATCATCGACGATCTGGCGGTAATCTCCTCGATCAACTGGGGCGACAGCGCCCTTCAGGAGAACCGGGAGGCGGGGGTGGCGGTGCGATCGAAGGAGATCGCTTCGTACTTCGGGACATTGTTCTGGAAGGACTGGTCAGTGGATCCCGTTCCACCGGTGGCATGCCTGTCCTGGACCCATTTGACGATCACTGCCAGACAGCCCGTGCTGCTCGATGCCAGCAACTGCTCCGATAACGCTCCCTCGCTGGCTGTGGAATGGGACGTCGATGGGGACGGCTCGATGGACAGCAATGCCACCTCCTGGGCGGTGAGGTTGCCGGCGGGAGACCATATCATAATCCTAACGCTGCGGGACAGAGGCAACAACACCGTGACCGCAACCTGCTGGGTGAGCGTGCTTCCTGATGAGGGAACGGCTCCATCCATGACCGCAGCCCTCCTAGCCGTGCCCATGATAGTCGTGGCCATGGTAATGGGTTGGAAAAGGATTAATGGGTCGAAGAGACATTGA
- a CDS encoding GNAT family N-acetyltransferase, translating into MHLRGFSVADLPSVYNLACSTLSERYDPHLFTAISSSWPEGFIVVESPWGIKAFLLGVMTSPIHSRVLMLAVAPEVRRRGIGTMLMERYLEESRRKGARVLTLEVRKGNHAAMEFYRRFNFEPVDVIEGYYNDGEDAYQMQLFV; encoded by the coding sequence TTGCATCTGAGGGGATTCTCGGTCGCGGATCTTCCATCGGTCTATAACTTAGCTTGCTCTACGCTGAGCGAGCGGTACGATCCACATCTGTTCACGGCCATATCCAGTTCCTGGCCTGAAGGGTTCATCGTGGTCGAGAGCCCGTGGGGCATCAAGGCCTTCCTGCTCGGGGTCATGACCTCTCCCATTCACTCCCGGGTACTCATGCTGGCGGTAGCCCCCGAGGTACGCCGTAGAGGCATAGGTACCATGCTGATGGAACGGTACCTGGAGGAGAGCCGCCGGAAGGGGGCCAGGGTACTCACTCTGGAGGTCCGCAAGGGAAACCATGCGGCCATGGAGTTCTATCGTCGGTTCAACTTCGAGCCGGTCGACGTCATCGAAGGTTACTATAATGATGGTGAGGACGCCTACCAGATGCAGCTGTTCGTCTGA